TTTGTGCAAGGCGACATGAACAACTTTGGCGTGGTGTACATGAGCACGGTAGGCCGCGGGCTTATCGTAGGCGCTCCTGAAGGCACCAAGTTCATTACGGGAATGAAACGGGTCAACGTGACCGCGGCCGCCCGCATGTTCATTGAAAACCGTACCCTTCATGTGAGTGCGCCTGGCATGAGCAGGCTTAGCCTGTTCAGCTTGAACGGAAGACTACTCTTGAGCAAGGATATGGGCAGTAATGCCTCCGTTTCCCTGAATAAGTTGCCCGCAGGCAAATATATTGTCCGGCTAGAAAACGAAAAGGGCACGGCCATCTTGAACCGCACCCTGATCTTGAAATAACTTTCATAAAGCCGCGAAACTAAGTCGCGGCTTTTGTATTAGTAATTCTCGGCGTTCACCTCGAAATAGGCCTGCGGGTGTGCGCATACGGGGCAAAGGGCCGGGGCCTTGGTGCCCACCACGATGTGGCCGCAGTTGCGGCATTCCCAAACCTTCACCTCGCTCTTGGCGAATACTTCTTGCATTTCCACGTTCTTTAGTAGGGCGCGGTAGCGCTCCTCGTGGTGCTTTTCGATGGCGGCCACCATGCGGAACTTGGCGGCCAGGGGTTTGAAACCTTCGGCTTCGGCGGTCTTCGCAAAGCCTTCGTACATGTCGGTCCATTCGTAGTTCTCGCCGTCGGCGGCGGCCTTCAGGTTCTGGGCGGTATCGCCGATGCCTTCCAGTTCCTTGAGCCACATCTTGGCGTGTTCTTTTTCGTTGTCGGCGGTCTTCAAGAAGAGCGCTGCAATCTGCTCAAAGCCTTCCTTCTTGGCCTTGGAGGCAAAGTAGGTGTACTTGTTGCGGGCCTGGGATTCGCCAGCGAATGCGGCCTGCAGGTTCTTTTCGGTTTGGGTTCCAGCGTATTTGTTTGCCATAGATTTTATCCTTTTTTATGATAATGTTTTTGTGTCTCATATGTGAATATACATTATTTTATAGGAAAAAGCCCAGCGGTTTTGCCGCGGACCTTTATGAGTGCGGATTTTTGTGTGGAAATACGTTAGGGCGCGGCGTTTTCTACGCAGCGGACAAATGCGGGTTGTGAAAAATCATAATTACCAATGTCATGTAAATTTTGGGTAAAGCCGAATAGCTCTATCGTATAATACTTGGATTCGGGCGTAGTAGCAGTTATAAAGTAGGTTGATTGTCCGATTTCTTCGCCCTCTGAATGTCCCCAACTGTAGTATTGTCCTGTACCAAGTATGGATAATCCCGTAGAATTCGTCGGGGCTTGTTCTTTGCTGAACCATGTCCACCCATCAACAGCCTTTAATGCTCTAGACGGAGCGACTTCACCATAAACAGATATGACGAAATCAAAAAGTTCGTTCCATTCGTCATATGTAGGTATATGCCAGCCATTAGGGCATAAGCCTTGATGTTTATCCGTGATAGGGTAGCTTGCGGCAATGCGATTTTTGTATATGGGCGATATGTTCATGGCTGCCGTCCAAGAATAATGATAGCCGGACTTGCTGCAGTATTTTTCGTCATTCCAGGGGCATAAATTTTCCTCGGCCAAATTTGCCAATGTGGTGGCGTCAGCTTTTTCCCCCGCGTAGTGCAGATTCTCAGCCATCCAGTTTTGTGTGCCGATGACTACAGTCCTGTAAGTTTGCCCATCGCGCTGGTCAGTTAAAGTGCCATAGGTAATATCTGGATTGAACCAGGAATCCTTTTCCATATCGATAAGGAGCAAGGAATACCACAACCCGCTCTTGCATATAAACGAATTATTGTATACCTTCTTCACGGCACTCTCGTTTTTGCTATTGCAGGTTCCCAAGATGGCCAGAAGTTCCGGATCAATGATGGATGTATTCTCGTCGTAGGGAGAGTCAATGGTGGTGGCGGATTGCTGGGAAGAACTGCTTTGCTTGACCGACGAACTGGAATTTTCGCTGGATGTGGGCGCGGCGTTTTCTACGCAGCGGACATTGAATGCATCAGATGTGCTAATGAATTCCTTTATGTTATTTTCGCTGTAGAAAAATTCCTGGATAGCAAGGCAGGGTATGCCCAGCGAGATTGTTGGAACATCTCCAGAAATAAAGGCTGTTGATACGCCCATATCGATTCGTCCCCATGATTCAAAGGTCATCCCCGTGGCGAGCATCGAAAAGCCGGTTACATTTGTCGGGGCAATATCCTTGCTAAACCAGACCCAACTGTCGGAGGCTCTTATTGCGCCGAGGCCTTCACTGTAGGTATTCTTCACGTATTCGATGAGAACGTTCCATTCTTCTTTAGAGGGGATATGCCACCCATCGGGGCAAATTCCTTGGTGGTTGCTTGTAATAGGGTAGCTGCTTACGATTCTTGTCCTGTATGTGGGGGAAAGGTTCATAGCTGCGGTCCAGCTGTAGACATACCCGGCCTTTTCACAATATTCTTCGTCTCCGGAGGGACACAGGTTTTCATCTGCCATATTTGTCGCAAGTTCCTCGCTCGCATTTTCGCCCGCATAGTGCAGGTTCTCGGCCATCCAGTTTTGTGTGCCGATGACAACGGTTCTATAAGTTTGTCCGTCTCGTTGGTCAATCAGTGTACCATAGGTAATATCTGGATTGAACCAGGAATCCTGTTCCATGTCGGCGAGGAGAAGGCTATACCACAGTCCGCTTTTACATACGAATGAAGAATTGAAAGCCTTCTTGACCGACCCCTCGCTTTCGCCGTTGCACGTTCCCAGTATGGCAAGGACTTCCGGGTCGATGATGGATGTTTCTTCTTTGTAGGGCGGGTCGATGGTGGCGGTGGACTGCCTAGAGGAACTACTGCGTTTTATAGAGGAACTGGAGTCGCTGGAACTGGAGTCGCCGCTTTCCGATGAGTCGTTTGCCGAACTAGAAGAACTTTCA
The sequence above is drawn from the Fibrobacter sp. genome and encodes:
- a CDS encoding rubrerythrin family protein, translating into MANKYAGTQTEKNLQAAFAGESQARNKYTYFASKAKKEGFEQIAALFLKTADNEKEHAKMWLKELEGIGDTAQNLKAAADGENYEWTDMYEGFAKTAEAEGFKPLAAKFRMVAAIEKHHEERYRALLKNVEMQEVFAKSEVKVWECRNCGHIVVGTKAPALCPVCAHPQAYFEVNAENY